DNA sequence from the Oryza brachyantha chromosome 5, ObraRS2, whole genome shotgun sequence genome:
TTCTACCGTCAGGCCGCTGCCACTCTTCTCTTGCTCCCTCTCGCCATCATCCTCGAAAGGTCGGTCATTTTGTTGATTCATCAACTAATTAACAAGCtagcatatatattacataagACTCATGATTTCtttgatattaattatatatatgcatgcaggaGAAATGCGCCACCCATGTCGCTTCGGTTGTTCACCAAGCTCTTCATGTACGCTCTGCTGGGGTAAGATatgctccatccatccatctatgCAGATATAATTAACATCTAccctagctaattaattaccatCATTAgcgacatatatatataatatatcgaTGTACGTATGATTATGAATGAATAAGCAAGGTGTAATTAAGTAAGTAAGCGAGCAAGAGCATGTATAATATATGGGCATGGGCATGCAGGAACACAATAAGCATGAACGTGTACAACATCAGCCTCAAGTACACCTCGGCGACAGTCGGATCCGCCACTAGCAACTCTGTCCCTGTCGTCACCTTCTTCTTGGCTGTCCTCTTAAGGTTTCTATACCTGCctaattcaattcaatttgttttctttctctttaaTGATATGTTTGTTAATCACTCATCCATCAATGGATCGATACATGCAGGCTGGAAGTGATCCGGCTGAGGACCTTGTCAGGCATGGCCAAGGCGGCGGGCGTGGCGCTCTGCCTCGGCGGCGTGCTCGTCATCGCGCTCTACGCCGGCCCCGCGATAAGCCCGCTCAACCACCACCGCGCCTTCACCAACGAAGCGgcgagccgcggcggcggcggcggcgggcggacgAGGTGGGTGAAGGGGACGTTCCTGATGCTGCTGTCCAACACGGCATGGTCGCTGTGGATCGTGCTCCAGGCGTCGCTGCTCAAGGAGTACCCCAACAAGCTGCTCGCCACGCTCCTGCAGTGCGCCCTCAGCACGCTGCAGtcgctgctgctcgccgcggccgtcgtgcgcgccgacgcggcggcctGGCGGCTGCGCCTCGacgccggcctcctcgccgtcgcctacACCGGCTTCGTCGTCACGGGCGTCTCCTTCTACCTCCAGGCCTGGTGCATCGAGAAGAAGGGGCCCGTCTTCCTGGCCATGTCCAACCCGCTCTGCTTCGTCCTCACCATCTTCTGctcctccttcttcctcgGCGAGATCGTCCACCTCGGCAGCATCCTCGGCGGCATcctgctcgtcgccggcctctACAGCGTGCTCTGGGGTAAGAGCAAGGAGCACAATATGCAgctcaccctcgccgccgccgccactgtaCAAGTGAAACAGCAGCAAGACGACAGTGCAGATAACAAGATGGACATCGCCGCCGATGAGGACGAGAAGCAGCAGAAATTGGCATCGCCAGAGCAACAAGTCTAGCTGAAATTGACTAGGGTGGACTAGTAGTGGAGCAGCTACTGTATCCAGCACCTGgattacataattaattacctaGTTTGTTTAGACTTAATCATCAAGACATAAATGCACGATGGATTGAAGTATTACTTATGTTTCAGACTACAGGATGGTCTGATCCTTCTTAAATTCATGCCGATGCtaacaaattaatctaaacacatatacaaaatatcttaaaatagAGAACAAATAGATATTAATACATGTGTATATACCTTTTGTTTATCAAAACAGGCCGACtggataacaaaataaatcatgaagtAGATGATACAAGTTGATTATCATTTGATATCATCACTGTGATGCAGCATGGAGGACACCAGCGAGTAGGGGGTAGAGCGGCAAAACAGGACGGTAGTCCATTGCTTagttgttttataattaaaaggggatatatttttttttggcaacgCTCCGGTGTATTtattggtagtattatactaatGTTAAAATTAATCTTGTCTGTTgattaaaaagatatttttatattttattaattatttgattggTACCTTTCTAATTATTTGATCccttttcaatattttcctcGTCCAATCTGCATCGTCATTGTCCAGCCCTCCTCCCTTCTGCTGTGCAGCGTCCTCCTCTTCTGCGGCGCGGCGACATACTGAGGAAGCGCGTTGCCGGCAGGCAGAGGCAGGGGACCCCTGAGGTTATTTAGGATCccaataaaaagaataatattattcccttaaatttctactacatatataatattgttggtagtataatttaatcataatcgtctgataaaatagatcaacgagatggattaaattctactgcaACTAAAAACACCAAAGTTAGCCCcacttttttttaccattcctCTCAATACTATAGACGCACGTAACATAGCAGACTAAGAGTCCACAGTTTCtgaaaatttatagttaatagaTGCAGGTAGGTACGATGATTCAGAGTCACAACGGAGGGTGAGTGAGAAGGATCGATCCTTGTGCTCTCtttaatttcttcttttctctttttgcaAAGGGGGCGTGTTACAGAGACAGCAGGATACTGACTAATGGAAGGAATTAACCAGGATACTGACTTATTGGTTAAATTAACGATCGAGCTGAATAATGAACTGAAGTGCAAGCTGAAGAACTGAATAAGGAGCACCTACGTCTTCATCTTCTACCGTCAGCTGGTAACTAGCGTTTCAAAACGAGCTTAAATTAGTTCAATCAGTTActgcatatgtatatatagttagTCGCGTTTTCAACGTAACTTAGCtgatacaaatttaaataaatgcaTTAGTTGCTTGTATAATAAACTGATCTATATCTCTGCAGGAAGAATTAACGGATGTCATTGTGGCTAGCTGCTTTCAAGTTCTTCTTGTACTCGTTAATTGGGTATATACGTGTACGGCTATAGCTTGTGATTGAATATTGATTCAGCTGTGTTGCGAAAGGACGCCTAGTCCAGTGGTTACGTTAATCTAAGTAGCACTACCACGAAAAGTTTCTTGTGTAGTACACTCTATTAACAATgtatagatttttattttattttatttagatcaaAATAGTAGTATATAACATTACTGAATTAAATTCTCTACTacagtactatatatatacttggaTTTAATATTACAGTAGACATGAAGAATATCTGAATGCATGGGAGTAGTATAATGCAGGATAGCATTCAGCTTAAACCTAAAACCAACCATGTAAGCCTCGAGTTGACGTCGCCGTCACCTTCTTCCGTTATACTACCCCACTCGAGATCCTGCGGCCGCGACGGACCGCACGAATCTCCACGCGCAACCCCAGCCCATTCTactctccccgccgccgccgccgccgccgccgacgccgacgggaTGCAGGCCGCCGCGCGGCGATGGAGATGCTTCCACTCCACAGCCTCCGCTCTCTCCAAATCCACGGTTCGCTCCACccccttcttctttcttcttcttttgccTCCCATCCCCTCCCGTGGAGGTGGATTTACAAATCAATCACCAGTGGCCTAGATGCTACTGCTAGTTGGAAAGgtcatttttttccccaaattCCATATGTGTGATTTGGTAATTTTGGTGCCCATATGGTTCCTCCTCTTGTTCCTCCACTGGTAGTTTGGTAAAGCTGTGAATTTTCACAGTGGAACTGTTCTTCGGGTTTCATTCTCCCGAGAATTGAGGCAGCAACCCAAGTTCTACTAACAGGAAGCATGGTCACTGTAATTCTTGATAACCGCTTAggtgtttgttttttcgtgTGTTTCCACTTTCACTATGCatgtatatttctttttttaaaccGAGCAAGCAATTACTGGTGCTATATTAAGAAGGAGCAACTATATTTACAGAGTTGCAATCAAATTTCTTGCGAGCAAagtaaaataatgaaaaaaataagacaagGACTGCGCATGCTTAGCGCCAGTAATACAGTGATTTGCACCACCTGTAATTGTTCCTTGTTGAAGACTCTTCTTTTACTCTGCATGTGTATTAAACAGTAATGGAATTTGTTTTCCTGGACAGCCTCACATCAGATTTGCTGTCCGCGAAAAGCGTGGTGATGCTAAGGCTGCTCTCAAGAACATTCTTCTTAACGGTGGTCCCTATTCGGTACTTGTAATCCTTTAATGGTGTTTTGTTGAATCTCAAGTGTGTCTGCATATATGTAAATCACAACCAACACCATACTGATTTCAATCCATTCCCAATCTCAGCTCTCTACAACCATATCAAgcatttttcatccttgtCTAGGATTAATTTTTCTCCTCGCAGTTGACAAAGGATTAATTTAATCCTTTTGAACACGATCCGTTCTTTATAGGAGAGCAGCAATAAACAAAAGAGACAACAAAAAGGAAGTGGTAAATCCAAGCTTACAAACTCCAACTATGGAAAAAATCCACATAGAAAAGGCAAAAGTAAGCTATTTCTGGAACTTTTTCCTTAAGCTACATTTgctcatttttcttatattatgtTTACATCACATCGTATTTTCTCGTTGCTCTGCATTTCTAGGATATATTGGATGATAAATGCTCtatgttgttttttatataggtgCACAAAAATGGAGAAACTTTGATGAAGATGACTGCAGTGATACCCCTTATGGGAATTTTGGTGGTAAGAGATCTTTTACCTGGTACTGGCCTGGGGAGAATGACGAAAGTGGGAGTCCCAGTGGATTTCAGTGGAGGGATGAGTCTCAATCGACCAAATCAAGGCAAAGAGTTTGGAATGAAAGTGATGtagatgaggaagaagagcTTTGCTATGATAATCTTCAAAGACATAGAATATCACTTGGTTTGACGCCTTTAGGTCCCTTAGAACTTGATCATATTAAGTCGGCGTAAGTTTTTCAAACATTCCTTGCACATTGgatcatattttaattggcTCTACATCTTGAAGCTGTTAATTGGTTGTATAACTCAATGCAATGTTTTGTGTAGTTTTCGTGCATCGGCTCTCAGGTGGCACCCAGACAAACATCAAGGAGCATCACAGGTTACTATGGTTTCCCTGCTATTCTTTTGGCACTCTTTGGTGTTATCTTCACATGCTCTTTAGTAAGGAATCAATAGTGCGGACAAGTGATTGGTAGTTACAAAAGTCAGCCACACTGGAAGACTGGCCAAGTGACCATCTTAATAAGCTTAAGCTGTCAGTTACTGTCTTACTGAGCCTCTAGGGGTACTGGATACTAATTGAGTTGCAAGCAGTGATATTAGGAAAAGGCCACTTTTTTTTAGTGAAAAGGGGAAAGGTGCATGATTTTCCCTCATGGCAGTACCttatatatgtagatatcTAAACATGGATAATGTATTGCAGGCTGAAGCGGAGGAGAAGTTCAAACGCTGTGTGGAAGCATACAAGGCGTTGGCTGGTGCTTTCAAACCAAGTGGCTAACATTTTTATGTTCATGACAAAGGAGGTGATAACCAATGAATTTACAAAGAGTTTCAACACAGCAAGAAGAAACAACGGCCTTTACCACAGAAACCCTCCTCTGCAGCATAAGAGGGCAATTACGTTTGTTTCGATGGTATTTTAACCATTGGAGTTGTTTAGAGTGGTAATTAACGAAGCAATTGTTCGTATATAAACTCCACGAAATCAGTTGaggcaaaacaaatttcagtgCAATTTATTCCGGAGAGTCTGGCAATGTACATTGTTTCTTCTAAATTAAAGGCATACTACTGTGGTAAGAATTATAAGATTGTGCTTTGTGCATTCATGTTAGTCTGTCAAATATCTTGGCATGATAGTTGATTCCATTTTCATGTGATGTGATGATTACTGTACGGTTATTTTAGAGACAAAATAAACCCACATtgaaataaattcaaattttaacataaTTATACCCTTGGAGCAATGTATAGAACAATAAGCTTATACAGACAGTTCTAACGAATCATCAAACGAACCAAGTTTGACAAGTAAACTCACAAACAATCTGAGATGACACAAGCGTTGAGTACTGATACACTGATCGACCATATACAAAAGTCAAGTCGTCTCcgagaagaaaataaacatagcCTGCAAATCTGCAACACATATCTAGATAAACTAACCAAACATAATAACTCGACACTATAGATGATAAGAGCAGAGCACTTGGGAAAATCAGAAGCATTTCCTTTCCTGTGGACGATTGCTGGGCCAGATTCATCGTGCTCACTCCTTTGATATCCACATCTGGAAACCAACGCAACATACAACAGATTTTAGATACTAGCATAGGTTAACAGTGATAGTCGATAGATGCATTCTAGAAATTAAGGCTCAACCAATTATCTAAAGAAGAAAGTAAAGTTGAAACAATTGCTGTGGCGACTACAAATGAACAGGAGTTACATACCTGTTGGAAAGTACGAGGCTAGGATCGACCCTCCGATGCAGATACTATTTTCGCTCAGGTGGAGCAACCACCTTAATGTTCGTGGAGtgatttttcaacttttcacccaaacgatatatttacaaataaaaataatttacaaataaaatttttatatgtatttttagtgatttaaaagctaagactaaaaaataaaatctatgaaaaaacttcaaaattagcttcaaatttaaggttgaagattcaaattttgtcttataggcataaacaaaagcgaaaagacaggGTGCATGCTGCTCGGAGCAAGAGTAGTGATCTCCTTGCTCATACGGTCAGCGATGTCTGGGATGGGAgcattttctgaattttgtaACACCTATCTGATGATATAAACGATAGAATTAACTGCTATAAAGTTGAAAacctattttagaaatatgcgatgataaacttttgtatataatttttttaaaaatatactgtttagcagttcaagaAGTCCAAACATAAAAACCgaggaaaaatatatggagAAGAATACCGCCAATGTTGCCATAAAGATCTTTCATATCCACGTCGCACTTCATGATGGAGTTGTAAGTGTTCTCATGAATACCTAGTTTTTGGAGTGCTTGTATCTAGTTTTGTGATTGAGGGAGGCCAAATAATTTTCCCCTCTTGCTCAAATGCATTGCAGACTTTGATTTGCATCCAATCCGGCCCATCAATCAACTTCATCATATGCCGGTCACTGTTGATTTTAGAATAAGGCCCATCAGTTCATGTAGACGACACTAAAATGTAATGGAAAACCATTGAGACAAGTCCACTTTTAATTTCTAAACTATGACTTTGCTCTGATTTTTATCCCTCaactaaatattattataaccTTCCACGTTTCATCCTGGGCTAAAAACAAGGATGATTTTCGATGGTGTACTACATGGTGTGCTAGTTGGCaatcaaaattaatatatat
Encoded proteins:
- the LOC102708059 gene encoding WAT1-related protein At5g64700-like, encoding MDGKKPYVMAVVIQVIYTGLYVVSKAAFDQGMNTFVFIFYRQAAATLLLLPLAIILERRNAPPMSLRLFTKLFMYALLGNTISMNVYNISLKYTSATVGSATSNSVPVVTFFLAVLLRLEVIRLRTLSGMAKAAGVALCLGGVLVIALYAGPAISPLNHHRAFTNEAASRGGGGGGRTRWVKGTFLMLLSNTAWSLWIVLQASLLKEYPNKLLATLLQCALSTLQSLLLAAAVVRADAAAWRLRLDAGLLAVAYTGFVVTGVSFYLQAWCIEKKGPVFLAMSNPLCFVLTIFCSSFFLGEIVHLGSILGGILLVAGLYSVLWGKSKEHNMQLTLAAAATVQVKQQQDDSADNKMDIAADEDEKQQKLASPEQQV
- the LOC102712534 gene encoding uncharacterized protein LOC102712534; translation: MQAAARRWRCFHSTASALSKSTPHIRFAVREKRGDAKAALKNILLNGGPYSESSNKQKRQQKGSGKSKLTNSNYGKNPHRKGKSAQKWRNFDEDDCSDTPYGNFGGKRSFTWYWPGENDESGSPSGFQWRDESQSTKSRQRVWNESDVDEEEELCYDNLQRHRISLGLTPLGPLELDHIKSAFRASALRWHPDKHQGASQAEAEEKFKRCVEAYKALAGAFKPSG